From the genome of Pseudomonas helvetica:
TAACGGCATCCGATCAGGTATTGCTGATTTCCCGCAGTTTTCACACCACCTCCAGTGCGGCGCTTTCAGCGAATACACCTGATCCCGGAACAAGCTCTGCGAGTCTTTTTATGAATAAACGTCCTTTGTATTTTGATTACGCCGCCACCACACCAGTGGATGAGCGGGTCATTCAGGTGATGGTCGACTGCCTGGGGTTCAGCGGTAACTTCGGCAACCCGGCTTCCAGTTCCCACGCCTATGGCCAACAGGCCAGGCGTTCGGTCGAGCAGGCACGCCAGCAAGTCGCCGACCTGGTGGGCGCGCAAGCGCCGCAGATCGTCTGGACTTCCGGCGCCACCGAATCCAACAACCTCGCCCTCAAAGGCGTGGCTCAGGCCCGCGGGCAGTCCGGCGGGCACATCATCACCAGCCAGATCGAGCACAAGGCGATCCTCGATACCGCCAGGCAATTGCAGGATGCCGGGGTTGCCGTGACTTATCTGCTGCCAGATGCCGAAGGCCTGATCACTGCGCAAGCGGTCAGCGAGGCACTGCGCGAAGACACTTTTCTGGTGTCGCTGATGCTGGTCAATAACGAACTCGGTACCGTCAACGACATCCCGGCCATCGGTCAGCGGGTGCGTGAGCACGGCGCGTTGTTTCACGTCGACGCTGCACAGGGCGCGGGCAAGATAGCGATTGATCTGGCCCAATGGCCGGTGGACCTGATGTCGTTTTCCGCCCACAAGATCTATGGTCCCAAGGGGATTGGTGCACTCTACGTCGGCCCGCGTGCCCAGCAGCGCTTGCAGGCGCAGATCCATGGCGGTGGACACGAGGGCGGCTTACGCTCCGGGACCCTGGCCACGCACCAGATCGCAGCCATGGGCGCAGCCTTTGCGCTGGCGGCTGAACACTTTGCTGAAGAGGCGGCGACTATCGCCCGTCTGCGCGAGCGCTTGCTTGGGCAGCTCAGCGGTATTGCCGGTCTACGCTTGAACGGCAGCCCGACCCAACGCATTCCCCATACCCTGAGCCTGACCTTCAATGAAGGCGAGTTCAATTCCCAGGCCTTGAGTGCTTCGATCGCCTTTTCGGCGACGTCGGCCTGCAACTCCGCGAGCAATGCGCCGTCCCATGTGCTGCTGGCCCTGGGGCACGACGTGCGGGCAGCGGGTCGGACCATTCGCTTGAGTCTTGGGCGTTTCACCACCGAGCAGGACATCGATCAGGCCGCACAATTGATTAAAGCAGCAACCGCCAGTGCACCGGCGTTCTGGGCTACCGCCCAATCCTGATGCGCAGACCAAAAGTCAGCGCCCTATAACAAAATTAAAGTGGTTAGCAGGAGACATGATGAGTACGCAGCCTTTGACCCATGGAGCGGTTCCCCAGCGCCTGGCGCATACCCGCGAGCTGATGAGCCGGGAGGGCATCCACGCCCTGCTGGTGCCGTCGGCCGACCCGCATTTGTCGGAATACCTGCCGGGTTATTGGCAAGGGCGGCAATGGTTGTCGGGCTTTCATGGCTCGGTCGGCACGTTGATTGTTACCCAGGACTTCGCGGGCGTTTGGGCCGACAGTCGCTACTGGGAACAGGCGACCAAGGAGCTCAAGGGCAGCGGTATCGAGTTGGTAAAACTGCAGCCTGGTCAACCCGGCCCGCTGGACTGGCTGGCCGAACAAACTCCGGAAGGAGGCGTGGTTGCGGTCGATGGCGCGGTGATGGCCGTGGCGTCGGCACGCTCACTGAGCAGCAAGCTTGAGGAGCGTGGCGCACGGCTGCGCACCGATATCGATCTGTTGAACGAGGTCTGGAGCGACCGTCCGAGCCTGCCGAATCAACCGATCTATCAGCACTTGCCGCCGCAGGCCACCGTCAGCCGTGGCGAGAAACTCGCCAAGCTGCGTGAAAGCCTGAAAGCGCGCGGTGCCGATTGGCACTTTATCGCCACCCTCGACGACATCGCCTGGCTGTTCAACCTGCGCGGCGGTGATGTGTCGTTCAACCCGGTATTCGTGTCCTTCGCCCTGATCGGCCAGCAGCAGGCAACCTTGTTTGTCGCGCTGAGCAAGGTCGATGCGCCATTGCGCGCGATCCTCGAACAGGACGGCGTTACCCTGCGCGACTACAGCGAAGTGGCCTCGGCGCTGGCTGCCGTGCCAAATGGTGCAAGCCTGCAAGTCGATCCAGCACGGGTGACTAGCGGTTTGCTGAATAACCTCGGCAGCGGCGTGAAGCTGATTGAAGGTCTGAACCCGACCACCCTCGCCAAGTCGCAGAAAAGTCTCGCCGATGCCGAACACATCCGTCAGGCCATGGAGCAGGACGGCGCGGCGCTCTGCGAGTTTTTCACCTGGCTCGACAGCGCCCTCGGTCGTGAACGCATCACCGAACTGACCATCGACGAACACCTGACCGCCGCCCGTACCCGTCGTCCGGGGTATGTGTCGCTGAGCTTCAACACCATTGCCGCCTTCAACGCCAACGGTGCGATGCCGCACTACCACGCGACCGAAGAAGAGCACGCGGTGATCGAAGGCGACGGCCTGTTGCTGATCGACTCCGGCGGTCAATACCTGGGCGGTACCACCGACATTACGCGGATGGTGCCGGTGGGCACGCCGACCGCCGAGCAGAAACGCGACTGTACACGCGTACTCAAGGGGGTGATTGCCTTGTCCCGTGCACAGTTCCCGCGCGGCATTCTTTCGCCGTTGCTCGACGCCATCGCGCGTGCGCCGATCTGGGCGGAGAGCGTGGATTATGGTCACGGCACCGGGCATGGCGTCGGCTACTTCCTGAACGTTCATGAAGGCCCGCAAGTGATTGCCTACCAAGCCGCACCGGCGCCGCAAACCGCGATGCAGCCGGGGATGATCACCTCGATCGAACCGGGCACTTATCGTCCAGGTCGCTGGGGCGTGCGGATCGAGAACCTGGTGTTGAACCGCGTGGCAGGCAGCAGCGAGTTTGGCGAGTTCCTCAAGTTCGAAACCCTGACCTTGTGCCCGATCGACACCCGTTGTCTGGAGCCTTCGTTGCTGACTCAGGACGAGCGCGAGTGGCTTAACGCTTACCACGCGCAAGTTCGTGAACGTTTGAGCCCTTTGCTTGACGGTGCTGCGCTGGCGTGGCTGAACACCCGAACCGCCGCAATCTGAGTCGGTGGTGCGCCGTCAGTCTTCGGACGGCGGCGCAAGCTCGGGTGCGTGGGCGAATGCTTCGCTCATATAGTCGACGAACGCCTTGACCCTGGCCGATTGGCGACGATTGGCCGGGAACACCGCATGGATCGGCAACGATTGTGCGCGGTAGTCCTGCAGGATCGCGATCACCCGACCAGCCTTCAAATCCTCGCTGAATAACCACACCGGCGACAGCGCAATGCCTAGCCCGCCCAACACCATCTCGCGTATCGCCTCCGAATTGTTGCTCTGGGCGTTGCCTTTGATCCGCACGTTGTAGCGCTGAGCGTTTTTTTCGTAGATCCACTGATTCTGGCTGCTCAGCAGGTTGAACAGCAGGCAGTTATGCTGGTTCAGTTCTTCCGGTGTGTGTGGTTGGCCACGGCGAGCCAGATAGTTGGGACTGGCGACGGTGACTCGATGGGTGGTGCCGATCTGCCGGGCGATCAAACCGCAGTCGCTCAACTCGCCAATGCGTAATGTGACGTCCAGGCCTTCGCTGACCAGGTCCTGATTCTGATCGCTGAGCTGTAAATCGATTTCAACGTGTGGATAGCGCTCAAGGAAATCCGGCAGTCGCGCAGCAATCTGCAATCGCCCGAAACTGACGGAGGAGCCCACTCGCAAAGGTCCGGCGACCGCTTCCCGTCCGGACTGAAAGCTGTGTTCGGCCGAGTCGACCGCCGCAAGAATCTGTCGGCATTCGTTGTAGTAACGCTGGCCTTCGTCGGTCAGCGAAAGCTGGCGAGTACTACGGGCAATCAGCTTGCCTCCAAGCTCTGTTTCCAGAGCCCGGAGGATTTTGCTGATGGTCGGTTGGCTGGTCTGCAGTTCCCGAGCGACAGCAGAGAAACTGCCACGCTCGACTACTCTTACGAAAACCGCCATTGCATTGAGTTTGTCCAAGGGCTTTCTCATTGATTCCAAATAGGCATGGTCACTATAGCTATATAGCGTCTTATCGGCATGAGTGGGCGGGCGGATGATCAACGCAACTCTCCACTGACATGAGATTGCGAAATGACTGACTCACTTGAAATGCTCGCCCTGATCGTCGACTCGGCCAATGCACCGTTTCGTTTGGCCTCCATCCCTAAGCCCGTGCCTGAAGCGGGGCAGGTGTTGGTCAGAATCATCGCCAGTGGGGTGAATCCATTGGATGGGAAAATCCGCGCCGGGGAGGCAGCTCATGCCCGTCAGCCATTGCCGGCGGTGCTGGGTATGGATCTGGCAGGGATTGTCGAAGCGCTCGGTGCCGGGGTCAGCGATTGGCAGGTCGGCGATCAGGTGTATGGCATGGCGACCGGGATTGGCGGTCAGCAAGGCTCACTGGCGCAATTCGCCGCTGTTGATGCGCGGTTGCTGGCGCGCAAACCGAGCAATCTGAGCATGACTGAGGCGGCAGCGCTGCCGCTGGTGTTGATCACCGCGTGGGAAGGCTTGCTGGATCGCGCTCGGGTTCAGACTGATCACAAGGTATTGATTCACGGTGGCGCTGGTGGCGTCGGGCATGTGGCGGTGCAGTTGGCCCGGGCATTCGGTGCCGAGGTATTTGCCACGGGGTCGGCGAGGCAGCAGGCGATTATCGAAAGCCTCGGTGCAACCTTTATCGACTACCGCCAGCAGTCGGTTGAACAGTATGTACAGCAGCATACGGCGGGGGAGGGTTTCGATATCGTTTATGACACAGTCGGAGGCGAGACGCTGGATGCGTCGTTCAAGGCTGTGCGCACTTATCAGGGGCACGTGTTGAGCTGTCTCGGCTGGGGGCAACACAGTCTGGCGCCATTGTCGTTCCGGGCGGCGAGTTACTCGGGAATCTTCACGTTGCTGCCTTTGCTGACCGGCAACGGTCGCGAGCGGCACGGGCAGATACTTGGCGAGGCCGCGAAGTTGATTGAAGCAGGCTTGTTGAAGCCTTTGCTCGATCCCCGGCGGTTCACGCTGCAAACCGCCGAGGCAGCCTATGACCTGCAAGCCTCGGGTGAGGCGCAGGGCCGACTGGTTATCGAGATCTAGCCCAAGGCTTCGCGGACAAAGTCCAGGCGATCCTGACCGAAGAACAATTCGTTGTCGACAAACATGCTCGGCGCACCGAACACGCCGCGCTGGATCGCCTGCTCGGTTTTGTCCTTGAGTGCTGCTTTGACTTCCTCATCGGCGGTCAAGGTCAGCGTTTCATCAGGGTCGAAGCCATGTTCGGTCAACACAGCGGCGACGGTCGCCGGGTCGTTGAGGTTGCGACCATCCACCCAGAACGCACGGAACAGGCAATCGATAAAATCGAGGAAACGTTCGGGGTGTCGTAGCTGGATGCCGGTGACGGCGCGCATCAATAAAAGGGTATTGATGGGAAAGTATGGATTGAGCTGGAATGGCACGTCGTAGCGCTTGGCGTAACGATTCAGGTCCAGGAACATGTAATGCCCCTTGGCCGGAATCGTTGCCGGCGAGGCATTGCCGGTGGCCTTGAATACGCCACCTAGCAGCATCGGTTGATAGATCAGCTGGCTACCGGTTTGCTCACAAATTTTCGGTAGTTGGGTATAGGCCAGGTAAGTGGCAGGGCTGCCGAGGTCGAAGAAGAACTCTACGCGTTTGCTCATGTTCGATGCACTCTGATTGTTATTAGAGAGGATGGCTTACCAGCGTTCGCTCCAGGGCCGCAGATCCAGTTCGAAGGTCCACGCATCGCGAGGCTGGCTGTGCAGGTACCAGTAGTTCTCGGCGATGTGTTCGGGGTTGAGAATCCCGTCCTGATCCTTGAGGGCGTACTTTTCCGGGAAGCTGTCACGAATGAAGTCGGTATCGATCGCGCCATCGACCACGACATGGGCGACATGAATGTTCATCGGGCCCAGTTCCCGCGCCATGCTTTGGGCCAGGGCGCGGATGCCATGCTTGGCGCCGGCGAACGCCGCGAAGCCAGCAGCACCGCGCATGCCGGCGGTGGCCCCGGTGAATAGAATAGTGCCGCGTTGTCGGGTGGCCATACGCTTGGCCACTTCACGGCCGTTCAAGAATCCAGAGAAACAGGCCATTTCCCAGATCTTGAAATACTTGCGGGCGGTTTCTTCAAGAATGCTGCACGGCACATTGGCGCCGATGTTGAAGACGAACGCCTCGATCGGGCCGATCTGGCTTTCGATTTGTTCAACCAGCGCGACGACATCCTCTTCCTTGCGCGCATCACACGCAAAACCGTGGACTTCACCGCCACTGGCCTGAATGGCATCGACCAATGGCTGCAACTTGTCTGCGCTGCGACGAGTGACGCAGGCAACAAACCCTTCCTGTGCGAAACGCTTGGCAATAGCTCCGCCGGTGGCATCGCCAGCACCGACAACCAGTACGACTTTCTTGTTATTGCTAGCTGTGGTCATAGTCATCTCTCTTTGGTAAACGGTCGTTAGCCAAACGAACGTTATGCTACGATCTTGAAGACGTCAAGGCGATGGATTCTCGGGAGAAGCGATGCGTTACTCAGCCAGTCACAAGTTGGAAACCAGGCAGAAGCTGCTTGAAAGCAGCTCGGTGTCAGCCAAGAAAGAAGGTTTTTGCACGGTGGGGGTCGATGGCTTGATGAAGGCCATCGGGCTCAGTGGTGGTGCGTTTTACAGCCACTTTTCCTCGAAAGACGAACTCTTCAGCTCGATCGTCGAGCGTGAGCTGTGTCAGAGTCTTGAGCGATTGAGTGCTAATGGCGAGTTGAGTCGAACCAGGCTGGAGCGCTGTCTCAAGCATTACCTGAGCATGGCGCACGTCGAGCATCCCGAGTCCGGGTGCGCACTGCCGACATTGGGCGCCGAGATCGCTCGCTCGGACATCGCGGTACGCCAGCAAGCCGAGCAGTGGATCTGTCGGCTGCAGGAAAGTTGGGCTCAGATCCTGGAGAGTGACAGCCTGGCCTGGGCTATTCTGTCGCAGTGCGTTGGCGCGCTGGTGGTTGCGCGAATGCTGGTGAATCCGGAGGTCCAGCGCACCGTACTGCATTCCAGCTACGAAGAAATCGGACGCCAGATAGCCGGTCAACGCGCTGAATAGGAGCGCACCTGGTTACTTGCAGATGACGATCATGCTGCGGCTGGTATAGCCGGCAGGGTTGAGTCCAAACGGATAGTCACCCGGGTCTTCCACGGCGTCTCCGGATTTGGCGATCACCTTGTAGCCATTCGGCCCGCATGAGTTGGCCGCACTGGTGTAGCACTTGTCCCAGGAAGAAGAGAGTCCTGAGCAGTTAATGTGCAGGCCTTTTTTTCCGCGTTTGACCTCAGTCCTGGAGGTCGCAGCGCAACCCGTAATGGCCAGTACAACAAGCAATACCAAAAATCGTTTCATTCCAATCCCTATTACGGTCTCGGGTCTGGTGCCCGAGTCTGCCAGCATGCGCTTTCGTTTTTATCGTTAGTGATATCCCTATCCGAAAAAGTCCATGTCTGACATTGAGTTGTGGCTAAACATGGCTCAATTGAGCGGTAAATACCAGACCTTCGTAAAAGCGCGTATCAATCTACTGCTACCAAAGGCTTGGACTCACTGCGCATGGTCATGGTCGCACCTATGGATGCCAGAATGATGCAAGTGATGGCCATCCACTGTGCCAGGGACAAGTATTCGTGCAGAAACAGCAGCCCGGACAATGCGCCGAATGCGGGCTCAATGCTCATCAGTGTGCCGAAGGTTCGCGCTGGCATTCGGGTGAGGGCGATCATCTCAAGGGTATACGGAAGGGCAGTGGACAGAACGGCTACGCCAATGGCGATGGGGATCAGTGACGGTGTGAGCAACGCGGCTCCGGCATGGACGATGCCTATAGGCGCAACGAAGAGTGCTGCAATCATGACGCCCAGCGCGGCGGTCTGGACGCCGTTATCTGCCCCGGCTTTCTGACCGAACAGAATGTATAGCGCCCAACATACCCCGGCGCCGAGAGCATAACCGGCGCCTATGAGGTCGATGCTCGTGTTTGTTGCGTCTGTAGGTATAAGTAGCAGCAAACCGACGATGGCCAGACCGATCCACAGAAAGTCGATCGCCTTGCGTGAGGCATAAATTGCGACTGCCAGTGGGCCCGTGAACTCCAGGGCAACGGCAATTCCGAGTGGGACAGTCCTGAGGGACATATAGAAGAGGAAGTTCATGCCACCCAGCGCCATGCCGTAGACGATGACGGTGCGTAAGGACTTGGCGGTGAGCCTCGCATTCCAGGGGCGCAGTAGCAGCAACATGATCACGCTGGCGAAAATCAGTCGCAGGGTGGTCGTCCCTTGCGCCCCGACTATAGGGAACATGCTTTTTGCCAGGGAGGCTCCAGACTGGATCGACGCC
Proteins encoded in this window:
- a CDS encoding aminotransferase class V-fold PLP-dependent enzyme gives rise to the protein MNKRPLYFDYAATTPVDERVIQVMVDCLGFSGNFGNPASSSHAYGQQARRSVEQARQQVADLVGAQAPQIVWTSGATESNNLALKGVAQARGQSGGHIITSQIEHKAILDTARQLQDAGVAVTYLLPDAEGLITAQAVSEALREDTFLVSLMLVNNELGTVNDIPAIGQRVREHGALFHVDAAQGAGKIAIDLAQWPVDLMSFSAHKIYGPKGIGALYVGPRAQQRLQAQIHGGGHEGGLRSGTLATHQIAAMGAAFALAAEHFAEEAATIARLRERLLGQLSGIAGLRLNGSPTQRIPHTLSLTFNEGEFNSQALSASIAFSATSACNSASNAPSHVLLALGHDVRAAGRTIRLSLGRFTTEQDIDQAAQLIKAATASAPAFWATAQS
- a CDS encoding aminopeptidase P family protein, yielding MSTQPLTHGAVPQRLAHTRELMSREGIHALLVPSADPHLSEYLPGYWQGRQWLSGFHGSVGTLIVTQDFAGVWADSRYWEQATKELKGSGIELVKLQPGQPGPLDWLAEQTPEGGVVAVDGAVMAVASARSLSSKLEERGARLRTDIDLLNEVWSDRPSLPNQPIYQHLPPQATVSRGEKLAKLRESLKARGADWHFIATLDDIAWLFNLRGGDVSFNPVFVSFALIGQQQATLFVALSKVDAPLRAILEQDGVTLRDYSEVASALAAVPNGASLQVDPARVTSGLLNNLGSGVKLIEGLNPTTLAKSQKSLADAEHIRQAMEQDGAALCEFFTWLDSALGRERITELTIDEHLTAARTRRPGYVSLSFNTIAAFNANGAMPHYHATEEEHAVIEGDGLLLIDSGGQYLGGTTDITRMVPVGTPTAEQKRDCTRVLKGVIALSRAQFPRGILSPLLDAIARAPIWAESVDYGHGTGHGVGYFLNVHEGPQVIAYQAAPAPQTAMQPGMITSIEPGTYRPGRWGVRIENLVLNRVAGSSEFGEFLKFETLTLCPIDTRCLEPSLLTQDEREWLNAYHAQVRERLSPLLDGAALAWLNTRTAAI
- a CDS encoding LysR family transcriptional regulator, producing the protein MDKLNAMAVFVRVVERGSFSAVARELQTSQPTISKILRALETELGGKLIARSTRQLSLTDEGQRYYNECRQILAAVDSAEHSFQSGREAVAGPLRVGSSVSFGRLQIAARLPDFLERYPHVEIDLQLSDQNQDLVSEGLDVTLRIGELSDCGLIARQIGTTHRVTVASPNYLARRGQPHTPEELNQHNCLLFNLLSSQNQWIYEKNAQRYNVRIKGNAQSNNSEAIREMVLGGLGIALSPVWLFSEDLKAGRVIAILQDYRAQSLPIHAVFPANRRQSARVKAFVDYMSEAFAHAPELAPPSED
- a CDS encoding zinc-dependent alcohol dehydrogenase family protein, whose protein sequence is MTDSLEMLALIVDSANAPFRLASIPKPVPEAGQVLVRIIASGVNPLDGKIRAGEAAHARQPLPAVLGMDLAGIVEALGAGVSDWQVGDQVYGMATGIGGQQGSLAQFAAVDARLLARKPSNLSMTEAAALPLVLITAWEGLLDRARVQTDHKVLIHGGAGGVGHVAVQLARAFGAEVFATGSARQQAIIESLGATFIDYRQQSVEQYVQQHTAGEGFDIVYDTVGGETLDASFKAVRTYQGHVLSCLGWGQHSLAPLSFRAASYSGIFTLLPLLTGNGRERHGQILGEAAKLIEAGLLKPLLDPRRFTLQTAEAAYDLQASGEAQGRLVIEI
- a CDS encoding 2-hydroxychromene-2-carboxylate isomerase produces the protein MSKRVEFFFDLGSPATYLAYTQLPKICEQTGSQLIYQPMLLGGVFKATGNASPATIPAKGHYMFLDLNRYAKRYDVPFQLNPYFPINTLLLMRAVTGIQLRHPERFLDFIDCLFRAFWVDGRNLNDPATVAAVLTEHGFDPDETLTLTADEEVKAALKDKTEQAIQRGVFGAPSMFVDNELFFGQDRLDFVREALG
- a CDS encoding SDR family oxidoreductase → MTTASNNKKVVLVVGAGDATGGAIAKRFAQEGFVACVTRRSADKLQPLVDAIQASGGEVHGFACDARKEEDVVALVEQIESQIGPIEAFVFNIGANVPCSILEETARKYFKIWEMACFSGFLNGREVAKRMATRQRGTILFTGATAGMRGAAGFAAFAGAKHGIRALAQSMARELGPMNIHVAHVVVDGAIDTDFIRDSFPEKYALKDQDGILNPEHIAENYWYLHSQPRDAWTFELDLRPWSERW
- a CDS encoding TetR/AcrR family transcriptional regulator is translated as MRYSASHKLETRQKLLESSSVSAKKEGFCTVGVDGLMKAIGLSGGAFYSHFSSKDELFSSIVERELCQSLERLSANGELSRTRLERCLKHYLSMAHVEHPESGCALPTLGAEIARSDIAVRQQAEQWICRLQESWAQILESDSLAWAILSQCVGALVVARMLVNPEVQRTVLHSSYEEIGRQIAGQRAE
- the rhtA gene encoding threonine/homoserine exporter RhtA, translated to MNDQPRSLASTLFPVGLLLIAMASIQSGASLAKSMFPIVGAQGTTTLRLIFASVIMLLLLRPWNARLTAKSLRTVIVYGMALGGMNFLFYMSLRTVPLGIAVALEFTGPLAVAIYASRKAIDFLWIGLAIVGLLLLIPTDATNTSIDLIGAGYALGAGVCWALYILFGQKAGADNGVQTAALGVMIAALFVAPIGIVHAGAALLTPSLIPIAIGVAVLSTALPYTLEMIALTRMPARTFGTLMSIEPAFGALSGLLFLHEYLSLAQWMAITCIILASIGATMTMRSESKPLVAVD